Proteins encoded in a region of the Anaerolineae bacterium genome:
- a CDS encoding VCBS repeat-containing protein translates to MGLRFRHRYLDSCTPGWENDVCLLGDVDGDGYADVVIGGKEGQDNLVWYRYPSWTRHTIGTANLEAGGVLLDITGNGLLDLVAGRPSGGRELYWLENQGTGRWPMRVIEDGLCKYHDQAVGDVDGDGKAEIVVASQEAGMLVYYDLPPDPRVSPWPSECRHLVCEDLVVEGLAVADLDGDGRQEIVAGPNWFEPPESAGNRWTRHQFADFRDCRVAVGDLNRDGWPEIVLCEGEADRGRLSWFEGRGWEREHLIADDLFHPHSLALASFGGGVELDVFAAEMGLGRHERARVLIYVNQGQGQFEEFLVAVGHPTHEAKVGDLGKTGLPDIVGKPYRPGRYVEWWENVSWPG, encoded by the coding sequence GTGGGACTCAGGTTTCGACATCGCTACCTAGACAGCTGCACTCCTGGGTGGGAGAACGACGTGTGCCTCCTGGGAGACGTGGATGGCGATGGCTACGCCGACGTTGTCATCGGGGGCAAGGAGGGCCAGGACAACCTGGTCTGGTATCGCTACCCCTCGTGGACGAGGCACACCATAGGCACGGCCAACCTGGAGGCCGGAGGTGTCCTGCTCGACATAACCGGGAACGGGCTACTTGACCTGGTGGCGGGGAGGCCGTCGGGCGGTAGGGAGTTGTACTGGTTGGAGAACCAGGGCACCGGGCGCTGGCCGATGCGGGTGATCGAGGACGGGCTGTGCAAGTACCACGACCAGGCAGTCGGCGATGTGGACGGCGACGGGAAAGCGGAGATCGTGGTTGCCTCTCAGGAAGCCGGCATGTTGGTGTACTACGATCTGCCTCCCGACCCGCGGGTATCTCCCTGGCCTTCGGAGTGCAGGCACCTGGTATGCGAAGACCTGGTGGTAGAAGGGCTGGCAGTGGCGGATCTGGACGGCGACGGCCGGCAAGAGATTGTGGCCGGACCCAACTGGTTTGAACCGCCCGAGAGTGCCGGCAATAGGTGGACGCGTCACCAGTTCGCCGACTTCCGCGATTGCAGGGTGGCGGTGGGCGACCTCAACCGCGACGGTTGGCCTGAGATCGTGCTATGCGAGGGGGAAGCGGATCGAGGAAGGTTGTCCTGGTTCGAGGGAAGGGGGTGGGAGAGGGAGCACCTGATCGCGGACGACCTCTTTCACCCGCACAGCCTGGCGTTGGCGAGCTTCGGCGGCGGCGTAGAGCTCGACGTGTTCGCGGCTGAGATGGGTTTGGGCCGCCACGAGCGGGCCCGGGTGCTCATCTACGTGAACCAGGGGCAGGGTCAGTTCGAGGAGTTCTTGGTGGCGGTGGGGCATCCGACTCACGAGGCCAAGGTGGGCGATCTGGGAAAGACCGGCCTGCCGGACATAGTGGGCAAACCGTACCGGCCGGGACGGTACGTGGAGTGGT